From a single Mangifera indica cultivar Alphonso chromosome 19, CATAS_Mindica_2.1, whole genome shotgun sequence genomic region:
- the LOC123203705 gene encoding ABSCISIC ACID-INSENSITIVE 5-like protein 3, with the protein MNLVFGEWIYDHTAMVSPKGSQFPPLATQGSVYNLSFDEVQSQLGNIGKPFNSMNLNELVRNVVSVDEGNHHPHHHLLSQNPPSSSSSSSSPPASYLLGNFKFNGKLSKKIIDEVNDNSNNQGVMHLEETTLEDFLFRAGVINNHHQQPPMAIDPMVVMSPQQADWMQFQLHQQQQQQQQQQQQMSVMDANFNVSESGYENPSVVDMGYSENHHQMAMSMTMPVAAIPATPSDSKTAGEKKREEMMEKSIERRQKRMIKNRESAARSRARKQAYTNQLELEVFRLRKTNSWLKRQKDVEMLLSSPPTPKPKYQLRRTSSI; encoded by the exons ATGAATTTAGTGTTTGGTGAGTGGATATATGATCATACAGCTATGGTGTCTCCAAAGGGGTCTCAGTTTCCACCGCTGGCTACACAGGGTTCTgtttataatctctcatttgaTGAGGTTCAGAGCCAGCTGGGAAACATAGGCAAGCCTTTCAACTCCATGAATTTGAATGAGTTAGTAAGAAATGTGGTTTCTGTTGATGAAGGTAATCATCATCCCCATCATCATCTGCTCTCGCAAAAccctccttcttcttcttcttcatcatcatctccgCCCGCCTCATACTTGCTtggaaattttaaattcaatggaaAATTGAGCAAGAAAATCATTGACGAAGTGAATGATAACAGTAATAACCAAGGGGTGATGCATCTCGAAGAAACAACACTAGAAGATTTCCTATTTCGCGCTGGTGTTATTAATAATCACCATCAGCAGCCACCAATGGCGATTGATCCGATGGTTGTGATGTCGCCACAGCAGGCTGATTGGATGCAATTTCAATTGcatcagcagcagcagcagcaacaacaacaacaacaacagatGAGTGTAATGGACGCAAATTTTAATGTCTCTGAATCGGGGTACGAGAATCCTTCAGTTGTGGATATGGGATACTCAGAGAATCATCATCAAATGGCCATGAGTATGACAATGCCAGTGGCTGCAATACCTGCAACGCCGTCGGATTCAAAGACGGCGGGTGAGAAGAAGCGAGAAGAAATGATGGAGAAGAGTATTGAGAGGAGACAGAAGAGAATGATCAAGAACCGTGAGTCTGCGGCAAGGTCCAGGGCACGGAAACAG GCTTATACCAATCAATTGGAGCTTGAAGTGTTTCGGTTGAGAAAGACAAATAGCTGGCTTAAAAGGCAAAAG GATGTGGAAATGTTGCTGTCGTCCCCTCCAACCCCCAAGCCCAAGTATCAATTGCGACGGACCAGCTCAATTTAA